The following coding sequences lie in one Stenotrophomonas rhizophila genomic window:
- the betA gene encoding choline dehydrogenase: protein MKREYDYIIIGAGSAGNTLAARLTEDDGVSVLLLEAGGPDYRLDFRTQMPAALAYPLQGRRYNWAYETEPEPHMDNRRMECGRGKGLGGSSLINGMCYIRGNALDFDNWARFDGLDDWSYLDVLPYFRKAETRDIGPNDYHGGEGPVSVATPKNGNNVLFHAMVEAGVQAGYPRTDDLNGYQQEGFGPMDRTVTPRGRRSSTARGYLDMAKDRAGLEIVVHATTDRILFAGKRAVGVRYLAGNSAEPIDATARREVLLCAGAIASPQILQRSGVGAPALLAALGVPLVHDLPGVGENLQDHLEVYMQYACKKPVSLYPALQWWNQPAIGAEWLFAGTGIGASNQFEAGGFIRTRDEFEWPNIQYHFLPVAINYNGTNAVKEHGFQAHVGSMRTPSRGRVHAKSLDPREHPSILFNYQSTDQDWQEFRDAIRITREIIAQPALDEYRGREISPSADCKTDAELDAFVRARAETAYHPSCSCAMGTDAMSVVDGQGRVHGMESLRVVDASIMPRIITGNLNATTIMIAEKIADRIRGRAPLPRSTADYYVAGDAPVRR, encoded by the coding sequence ATGAAGCGCGAATACGACTACATCATCATCGGCGCCGGCTCGGCCGGCAACACGCTTGCGGCGCGCCTCACCGAGGACGACGGCGTGAGCGTGCTGCTGCTGGAAGCCGGCGGCCCGGACTACCGGCTGGATTTCCGTACCCAGATGCCGGCCGCGCTCGCCTACCCGCTGCAGGGCCGCCGCTACAACTGGGCCTATGAAACCGAGCCGGAGCCGCACATGGACAACCGGCGCATGGAGTGCGGGCGTGGCAAGGGCCTGGGCGGCTCGTCGCTGATCAACGGCATGTGCTACATCCGCGGCAACGCGCTGGACTTCGACAACTGGGCCCGCTTCGACGGCCTGGACGACTGGAGCTACCTCGACGTGCTGCCGTATTTCCGCAAGGCCGAAACGCGCGACATCGGCCCCAACGATTACCACGGCGGCGAGGGCCCGGTCAGCGTGGCCACCCCGAAGAACGGCAACAACGTGCTGTTCCACGCCATGGTGGAGGCCGGCGTGCAGGCCGGCTACCCGCGCACCGACGACCTCAACGGCTACCAGCAGGAAGGCTTCGGTCCGATGGACCGCACGGTGACCCCGCGCGGGCGTCGCTCCAGCACCGCACGTGGTTACCTGGACATGGCCAAGGACCGCGCCGGGCTGGAGATCGTGGTGCATGCCACCACCGACCGCATCCTGTTCGCCGGCAAGCGCGCGGTGGGCGTGCGCTACCTGGCCGGCAACAGCGCCGAGCCGATCGATGCCACCGCGCGCCGCGAAGTACTGCTGTGCGCCGGTGCCATCGCCTCGCCGCAGATCCTGCAGCGCTCCGGCGTGGGCGCGCCGGCGCTGCTGGCCGCGCTTGGCGTGCCGCTGGTGCACGACCTGCCCGGCGTGGGCGAGAACCTGCAGGACCACCTGGAGGTGTACATGCAGTACGCCTGCAAGAAGCCGGTGTCGCTGTACCCGGCGCTGCAGTGGTGGAACCAGCCGGCCATCGGCGCGGAGTGGCTGTTCGCCGGCACCGGCATCGGCGCCAGCAACCAGTTCGAGGCCGGCGGGTTCATCCGCACCCGCGACGAATTCGAATGGCCCAACATCCAGTACCACTTCCTGCCGGTGGCGATCAATTACAACGGCACCAATGCGGTCAAGGAGCATGGGTTCCAGGCGCATGTGGGCTCGATGCGCACGCCCAGCCGCGGCCGCGTGCATGCCAAATCGCTGGACCCGCGTGAGCATCCGTCGATCCTGTTCAACTACCAGTCCACCGACCAGGACTGGCAGGAATTCCGCGACGCCATCCGGATCACCCGCGAGATCATCGCCCAGCCCGCGCTGGACGAATACCGGGGCCGCGAGATCAGCCCGAGTGCGGACTGCAAGACCGATGCGGAGCTGGATGCGTTCGTGCGGGCGCGGGCCGAGACCGCCTACCACCCGTCGTGTTCCTGCGCGATGGGCACCGATGCGATGAGCGTGGTGGACGGCCAGGGCCGCGTGCACGGCATGGAAAGCCTGCGCGTGGTGGACGCCTCGATCATGCCGCGCATCATCACCGGCAACCTCAACGCCACCACCATCATGATCGCCGAGAAGATCGCCGACCGCATCCGCGGCCGCGCCCCGCTGCCCCGCAGCACGGCGGACTACTACGTCGCCGGGGACGCGCCGGTAAGGCGCTGA
- the betB gene encoding betaine-aldehyde dehydrogenase, whose product MPTFPDQQLYIGGRYVPSQGGRTFEVINPATGAVLAKVHSANSDDLDAAVESAQAGQKVWAALTTVERSRILLRAVALLRERNDALAELETLNTGKPLSETRSVDIVTGADVLEYYAGVMHGLEGSQVPLREGSFFYTRQEPLGVVGAIGAWNYPIQIALWKAAPALAAGNAMIFKPSEVTPLTALKLAEIFTEAGLPDGVFNVLPGDGAGVGTALTEHPGIEKISFTGGTSTGRKVMASASSSTLKEVTMELGGKSPLIICADADIELAADVAMMANYYSAGQVCTNGTRVFVPQALLTDFEQALSERIARIRIGDPLNEDTNFGPLVSAAHMQRVLDHIASGKTEGARLVCGGERLTDGAFGKGCYVAPTLFSDCRDDMRIVREEIFGPVLSLLAYQTEEEAVRRANATEYGLAAGVVSSDLSRAHRLIHQLEAGICWVNCWGESPAQMPVGGYKQSGVGRENGLATLRAYTRTKSIQIELDRYASVF is encoded by the coding sequence ATGCCTACATTCCCCGACCAACAGCTCTACATCGGCGGCCGCTACGTTCCCTCGCAGGGCGGACGCACCTTCGAGGTGATCAACCCGGCCACCGGCGCGGTGCTGGCCAAGGTGCACAGCGCCAACAGCGACGACCTGGATGCGGCCGTGGAAAGCGCACAGGCCGGCCAGAAGGTGTGGGCCGCGCTGACCACGGTGGAGCGCTCGCGCATCCTGCTGCGCGCCGTTGCCCTGCTTCGCGAGCGCAACGACGCGTTGGCCGAGCTGGAAACGCTCAACACCGGCAAGCCGCTCAGCGAAACGCGCAGCGTGGACATCGTCACCGGCGCCGACGTGCTGGAGTACTACGCCGGGGTGATGCACGGACTGGAAGGCAGCCAGGTGCCGCTGCGCGAAGGCAGCTTCTTCTACACCCGGCAGGAGCCGCTGGGCGTGGTCGGCGCCATCGGCGCATGGAACTACCCGATCCAGATCGCGCTGTGGAAGGCCGCCCCGGCGCTGGCCGCCGGCAACGCGATGATCTTCAAGCCCAGCGAAGTGACGCCACTGACCGCGCTGAAGCTGGCCGAGATCTTCACCGAAGCCGGCCTGCCCGATGGCGTGTTCAACGTACTGCCCGGCGATGGTGCCGGCGTGGGAACGGCGCTGACCGAGCACCCCGGCATCGAGAAGATCTCCTTCACCGGTGGCACCAGCACCGGGCGCAAGGTGATGGCCAGCGCCTCCAGCTCCACCCTCAAAGAAGTAACCATGGAGCTGGGCGGCAAGTCGCCGCTGATCATCTGCGCCGACGCCGACATCGAGCTGGCCGCCGACGTGGCGATGATGGCCAACTACTACAGCGCCGGCCAGGTCTGCACCAATGGCACCCGGGTGTTCGTGCCGCAGGCGCTGCTCACCGACTTCGAGCAGGCGCTGAGCGAGCGCATCGCACGCATCCGCATTGGCGATCCGTTGAACGAGGACACCAACTTCGGCCCGCTGGTCAGCGCCGCGCACATGCAGCGCGTGCTGGACCACATTGCCAGCGGCAAGACCGAGGGCGCGCGCCTGGTCTGCGGTGGCGAGCGGCTCACCGACGGTGCGTTCGGCAAGGGCTGTTATGTGGCCCCCACGCTGTTCAGCGACTGCCGCGATGACATGCGCATCGTGCGCGAGGAGATCTTCGGGCCGGTCCTGAGCCTGCTGGCCTACCAGACCGAAGAAGAAGCCGTGCGCCGCGCCAACGCCACCGAGTACGGCCTGGCTGCGGGCGTGGTCAGCAGTGACCTGAGCCGCGCGCACCGCCTGATCCACCAGCTGGAGGCCGGCATCTGCTGGGTGAACTGCTGGGGCGAATCGCCGGCGCAGATGCCGGTGGGCGGCTACAAGCAGTCCGGCGTGGGCCGCGAGAACGGCCTGGCCACGCTGCGCGCCTACACCCGCACCAAGTCCATCCAGATCGAACTGGACCGCTACGCGTCGGTGTTCTGA
- the betT gene encoding choline BCCT transporter BetT, with amino-acid sequence MSAVESPPYEVRTLRPVFLLAATIVAAFAILVAVFPIQSGSLLLDAQTWASRNVGWYYLLAMTVYLVFVVGVALSGYGNVKLGADHDEPEFSYLSWAGMLFAAGISITLFFFCVSEPLTHYLLPPQGGVGEGEASARQAMQLLFLHWGLHGWGVFALAAMALAYFAYRHNLPLALRSALYPLIGKRINGPIGYTVDALGIVATVFGLGADMGFGVLHLNAGLNTLFPVPHAAWVQVGLIVLMMGAAITVAVSGVEKGVRWMSNINMLLAIGLLLFMLFAGPTQYLLNALMQNMGDYLGNVVGKSFDVYAYGGRPDWLGNWTVFYWAWWIGWAPFVGLFIARISRGRTIREFVLGVLLIPLGFTLAWLSIFGNSALDQILHHDQVHLAQMAVDNPPTVLYALLESYPWSRAVIAVTVIVSFVFFVTSADSGTVVLSTLSSHGGAPEDDGPRWLRVFWGVMTGLVTAGLLLAGSMDALKSAVVLASLPFSVVLLLMIWGLTRALGEESQRKKASQYSPIPLIGQSRHQRGWRQRITQAVHFPVRDEVYRFMDTDVKPAIEAVAAQLGEQGLDVQTKFEPGQMELTVDHGEQQVFTYQVIMRGYLTPSFAAQRFRNLRYYRAEVHLYEGGQDYELFGYSRQQIINDIIDQYERHLQFLHLTR; translated from the coding sequence ATGAGCGCTGTGGAGTCGCCTCCCTACGAGGTACGCACGCTTCGACCGGTCTTCCTGCTTGCCGCCACGATCGTGGCGGCATTTGCCATTCTGGTCGCCGTGTTTCCCATCCAGTCCGGCAGCCTGCTGCTGGACGCGCAGACCTGGGCGTCGCGCAATGTCGGCTGGTACTACCTGCTGGCGATGACCGTGTACCTGGTCTTCGTGGTCGGCGTGGCCTTGTCCGGCTACGGCAACGTCAAGCTGGGCGCGGACCACGACGAACCGGAGTTCAGCTATCTGTCCTGGGCCGGCATGCTGTTTGCCGCCGGCATCAGCATCACGCTGTTCTTCTTCTGCGTGTCCGAGCCCCTCACCCATTACCTGTTGCCCCCGCAGGGCGGCGTGGGCGAAGGCGAAGCCAGCGCGCGCCAGGCGATGCAGCTGCTGTTCCTGCACTGGGGCCTGCACGGCTGGGGCGTATTCGCGTTGGCCGCCATGGCGCTGGCCTACTTCGCCTACCGCCACAACCTGCCGTTGGCGCTGCGCTCGGCGCTGTACCCGCTGATCGGCAAGCGCATCAACGGGCCGATCGGCTACACCGTGGACGCGCTGGGCATCGTGGCCACCGTGTTCGGGCTGGGCGCGGACATGGGCTTTGGCGTGCTGCACCTCAACGCCGGCCTCAACACCCTGTTCCCGGTGCCGCATGCGGCCTGGGTGCAGGTGGGGCTGATCGTGCTGATGATGGGCGCGGCGATCACCGTGGCCGTCTCCGGCGTGGAAAAAGGCGTGCGCTGGATGTCCAACATCAACATGCTGCTGGCGATCGGCCTGCTGCTGTTCATGCTGTTCGCCGGCCCCACCCAGTACCTGCTCAACGCGCTCATGCAGAACATGGGCGACTACCTGGGCAACGTGGTCGGCAAGAGTTTCGACGTGTATGCCTACGGCGGGCGCCCGGACTGGCTGGGCAACTGGACGGTGTTCTACTGGGCCTGGTGGATCGGCTGGGCGCCCTTCGTGGGGCTGTTCATCGCGCGCATCTCGCGCGGCCGCACCATCCGCGAATTCGTGCTCGGCGTGCTGCTGATCCCGCTGGGCTTCACCTTGGCGTGGCTGTCGATCTTCGGCAACAGCGCGCTGGACCAGATCCTGCACCACGACCAGGTGCACCTGGCGCAGATGGCGGTGGATAACCCGCCCACCGTGCTGTACGCGCTGCTGGAAAGCTACCCGTGGAGCCGCGCGGTCATCGCGGTCACGGTGATCGTCAGCTTCGTGTTCTTCGTCACCTCGGCCGACTCGGGCACGGTGGTGCTGTCCACGCTGTCCTCGCATGGCGGCGCACCGGAAGACGACGGCCCGCGCTGGCTGCGCGTGTTCTGGGGCGTGATGACCGGGCTGGTCACCGCCGGGTTGCTGCTGGCCGGCAGCATGGACGCGCTCAAGTCGGCGGTGGTGCTGGCCTCGTTGCCGTTCTCGGTGGTGTTGCTGCTCATGATCTGGGGACTCACCCGCGCCCTGGGCGAGGAATCGCAGCGCAAGAAGGCCTCGCAGTACTCGCCGATTCCGCTGATCGGGCAGTCACGGCACCAGCGTGGCTGGCGCCAGCGCATCACCCAGGCCGTGCATTTCCCGGTGCGCGACGAGGTGTACCGGTTCATGGACACCGACGTGAAGCCGGCGATCGAAGCGGTGGCCGCACAACTGGGCGAACAGGGCCTGGACGTGCAGACCAAATTCGAACCCGGCCAGATGGAACTGACCGTGGACCATGGCGAGCAGCAGGTGTTCACCTACCAGGTGATCATGCGCGGCTACCTCACCCCGTCGTTCGCCGCGCAGCGCTTCCGCAACCTGCGCTACTACCGCGCCGAAGTGCACCTCTATGAAGGTGGACAGGACTACGAGCTGTTCGGCTACAGCCGGCAGCAGATCATCAACGACATCATCGACCAGTACGAGCGCCACCTGCAGTTCCTGCATCTGACCCGTTGA
- a CDS encoding endonuclease/exonuclease/phosphatase family protein, which produces MLTANIQAGSSTRRYSDYVTRSWSHALPAGRKRTSLDAIAQLARGHDIVGLQEADPGSLRSGFTNQTHYLAERAGFNYWSHQPNRRMGGVASSANGLLSKLEPVEVQDHALPGRIGGRGVLLAKFGEGSEGLAVAVAHLSLGTNSRMSQLAFIADLLTDHPNAVLMGDFNCLADRPEMQALYQKTNLQPPGCAVPTFPSWRPDRAIDHILLSTGLQQRSAEAVPAAFSDHLALAMEIDVPSHALR; this is translated from the coding sequence CTGCTGACGGCCAACATCCAGGCCGGTAGCAGCACCCGCCGCTACAGCGACTATGTGACCCGCAGCTGGTCGCATGCGCTGCCGGCGGGGCGCAAGCGCACCAGCCTGGACGCCATTGCCCAGCTGGCGCGCGGTCATGACATCGTTGGCCTGCAGGAGGCCGATCCGGGCAGCCTGCGCTCGGGCTTCACCAACCAGACCCACTACCTGGCCGAGCGCGCCGGCTTCAATTACTGGAGCCACCAGCCCAACCGCCGCATGGGCGGGGTGGCGTCCAGCGCCAACGGCCTGCTGAGCAAACTGGAACCGGTGGAAGTACAGGACCACGCCCTGCCCGGCCGCATCGGCGGGCGCGGCGTGCTGCTGGCCAAGTTCGGCGAAGGCAGCGAAGGCCTGGCGGTTGCCGTGGCGCACCTGTCGCTGGGGACCAACTCGCGGATGTCGCAGTTGGCCTTCATCGCCGACCTGCTCACCGACCATCCCAACGCGGTGCTGATGGGCGATTTCAACTGCCTGGCCGACCGTCCGGAAATGCAGGCGCTGTACCAGAAGACCAACCTGCAACCGCCGGGTTGCGCGGTGCCGACGTTCCCGAGCTGGCGCCCGGACCGGGCCATCGACCACATCCTGCTCAGCACCGGCCTGCAGCAACGCAGCGCCGAAGCAGTCCCGGCCGCCTTTTCGGACCACCTGGCGCTGGCCATGGAAATCGACGTCCCCAGCCACGCACTGCGCTGA
- a CDS encoding thiol:disulfide interchange protein DsbA/DsbL, giving the protein MKTRFAISLLALLPILAACKAQDGTANTTAPTEPATPSSTPAAEPAVPATEAPAASGDTAAAETAAAAATTPAPAAASSRPTGPEPVAGTDYVLIENGQPFQPAAGKIEVAEIFGYVCPACAAFQPLIGPWKAGLPSDVNFVYVPAMFGGTWDNYARAFYAAQSMGLQEKTHEALYSAIHAEQTLKGERGRDSVEDIAAFYAKHGADAKQFASTMSSFAVNAKTNAAKQFAQRSQITGTPSVIVNGKYLVKGKSFPDMLRIADHLIARERAAKGN; this is encoded by the coding sequence ATGAAGACCCGTTTCGCGATTTCGCTGCTGGCCCTGCTGCCGATTCTGGCGGCCTGCAAGGCCCAGGACGGCACCGCCAACACCACCGCTCCGACCGAACCGGCCACCCCGAGCAGCACCCCGGCCGCCGAACCGGCAGTGCCCGCCACCGAGGCACCGGCTGCCAGCGGTGACACCGCCGCCGCCGAAACCGCCGCTGCCGCCGCGACCACCCCGGCCCCGGCCGCGGCGTCCTCGCGCCCGACCGGCCCGGAGCCGGTGGCAGGCACCGATTACGTGCTGATTGAAAACGGCCAGCCGTTCCAGCCGGCCGCCGGCAAGATCGAAGTGGCGGAGATCTTCGGTTACGTGTGCCCGGCCTGCGCCGCGTTCCAGCCGCTGATCGGGCCGTGGAAGGCCGGCCTGCCGAGCGACGTCAACTTCGTCTACGTGCCGGCCATGTTCGGTGGCACCTGGGACAACTACGCGCGTGCTTTCTATGCGGCACAGAGCATGGGCCTGCAGGAAAAGACCCATGAAGCGCTGTATTCGGCCATCCACGCCGAGCAGACCCTGAAGGGCGAGCGCGGCCGTGATTCGGTCGAAGACATCGCCGCCTTCTACGCCAAGCACGGTGCCGACGCCAAGCAGTTCGCCAGCACCATGAGCAGCTTCGCGGTGAATGCCAAGACCAACGCCGCCAAGCAGTTCGCCCAGCGCAGCCAGATCACCGGCACGCCGTCGGTGATCGTCAACGGCAAGTACCTGGTCAAGGGCAAGAGCTTCCCCGACATGCTGCGCATCGCCGATCACCTGATCGCCCGCGAACGCGCCGCCAAGGGCAACTGA
- a CDS encoding thiol:disulfide interchange protein DsbA/DsbL — translation MTLMPRLMLLLLALSPLSTLAAAPVALVEGTDYELIEQPGPYAPLAGKIEVVEMFGYTCPHCARFEPQLEAWAAKLPKDVRFTPVPAAFGGVWDSFARAYFSADQLGVAKRSHRAMFEALHEKNSLPMQNVSPDELAVFYKDYGVAPERFLATIKGDAVEQKLKAARAFAQRTKVPGTPALVVNGRYLVKGDSFEALLRNADALIAKARSERTR, via the coding sequence ATGACGTTGATGCCCCGCCTGATGTTGTTGCTGCTGGCCCTGAGCCCCCTGTCCACGCTGGCGGCCGCGCCGGTCGCCCTGGTCGAAGGCACCGACTACGAACTGATCGAACAGCCCGGCCCGTATGCGCCGCTGGCCGGCAAGATCGAAGTGGTGGAAATGTTCGGCTACACCTGCCCGCATTGCGCGCGCTTCGAGCCGCAGCTGGAAGCCTGGGCCGCCAAGCTGCCCAAGGATGTGCGCTTCACCCCCGTGCCGGCCGCGTTCGGCGGTGTCTGGGATTCGTTCGCACGCGCCTACTTCAGCGCCGACCAGCTGGGCGTGGCCAAGCGCAGCCATCGGGCCATGTTCGAGGCGCTGCATGAGAAGAACAGCCTGCCCATGCAGAACGTCTCGCCGGACGAACTGGCCGTGTTCTACAAAGACTACGGTGTGGCACCAGAGCGCTTTCTGGCCACCATCAAGGGCGATGCGGTCGAGCAGAAGCTGAAGGCCGCCCGCGCCTTCGCCCAGCGCACCAAGGTGCCGGGCACCCCGGCACTGGTCGTCAATGGCCGTTACCTGGTCAAGGGCGACTCGTTCGAAGCGCTGCTGCGCAACGCCGATGCCCTCATCGCCAAGGCCCGCAGCGAACGCACGCGCTGA
- a CDS encoding c-type cytochrome has product MRHARVLAVSAVAVSLLAAVAVAQTSITPLPDNGPIKTASLEVDFSKTTWGDAKAGQTKAAACAACHSADGNSTVEMYPSIAGQSERYTAQQMALIANGQRTSGASAAMVPFVQDLTPQDMRDIGAYFATQKASAGLADDGLVGEGPYAGKKFYEIGQQLYRGGDAERGIPACMACHGPTGAGNPGPAYPHIGGQHAAYVARRLQEYQAGTTQETDKAHFQIMATIAKQLTEQEIQALGSYLQGLHNRADDVASATPAQPAKAP; this is encoded by the coding sequence ATGCGCCACGCTCGCGTTCTTGCCGTTTCCGCTGTTGCTGTATCGCTGCTGGCCGCTGTTGCGGTCGCCCAGACCTCGATCACGCCCTTGCCTGACAACGGGCCGATCAAGACCGCGTCGCTGGAGGTCGATTTCAGCAAGACCACCTGGGGGGATGCCAAGGCCGGCCAGACCAAGGCAGCCGCCTGCGCGGCCTGCCACTCGGCCGACGGCAACTCCACCGTGGAGATGTATCCGAGCATCGCCGGGCAGAGCGAACGCTATACCGCCCAGCAGATGGCGTTGATCGCCAACGGCCAGCGCACCTCCGGGGCCTCGGCGGCGATGGTGCCGTTCGTGCAGGACCTCACCCCGCAGGACATGCGCGACATCGGTGCGTATTTCGCAACGCAGAAGGCCAGCGCCGGGCTTGCCGACGATGGCCTGGTGGGCGAAGGTCCGTACGCCGGCAAGAAGTTCTACGAGATCGGGCAGCAGCTGTATCGCGGGGGTGATGCCGAACGCGGCATCCCGGCGTGCATGGCCTGCCACGGTCCCACCGGTGCCGGCAACCCGGGCCCGGCCTACCCGCATATCGGCGGGCAGCATGCGGCCTACGTGGCGCGCCGGCTGCAGGAGTACCAGGCCGGCACCACCCAGGAAACCGACAAGGCACACTTCCAGATCATGGCCACCATTGCAAAGCAGCTGACCGAGCAGGAGATCCAGGCCCTGGGCAGCTACCTGCAGGGCCTGCACAACCGGGCCGACGATGTGGCCTCGGCCACGCCCGCGCAACCGGCGAAGGCCCCGTAA
- the yihA gene encoding ribosome biogenesis GTP-binding protein YihA/YsxC — protein MSLLLERAHYLLSAHNTRQLPEDVGAEVAFAGRSNAGKSSALNALTRQNSLARVSKTPGRTQQLVFFEVTPEAKLVDLPGYGYAKVPLDLQAHWQAFIDQYFRTREALRGLVVVMDIRHPLKDYDRQMLAYAVQRGLPAHALLTKADKLGRGQQGIALQKVRKELQSSFGDTVSVQTFSGPARQGVDEARGIIGGWLGLNKPAPETA, from the coding sequence ATGTCATTGCTCCTCGAACGTGCCCATTACCTGCTTTCGGCCCACAACACCCGGCAATTGCCGGAGGATGTCGGGGCCGAAGTTGCCTTTGCCGGGCGCTCCAACGCCGGCAAATCCAGCGCCCTCAACGCCCTGACCCGCCAGAACAGCCTGGCCCGGGTCTCCAAGACCCCCGGCCGCACCCAGCAGCTGGTGTTCTTCGAAGTCACCCCGGAGGCCAAGCTGGTCGACCTGCCCGGGTACGGGTACGCCAAGGTGCCGCTGGACCTGCAGGCCCACTGGCAGGCCTTCATCGACCAGTACTTCCGTACCCGCGAGGCGCTGCGTGGCCTGGTGGTGGTGATGGACATCCGTCACCCGCTGAAGGACTACGACCGCCAGATGCTGGCCTATGCGGTGCAGCGCGGCCTGCCCGCGCACGCGCTGCTGACCAAGGCCGACAAGCTGGGCCGTGGCCAGCAGGGCATTGCCCTGCAGAAGGTGCGCAAGGAACTGCAGTCCTCGTTCGGCGACACCGTCAGCGTGCAGACCTTCTCCGGTCCCGCCCGCCAGGGCGTGGACGAAGCCCGCGGCATCATCGGCGGCTGGCTGGGTCTGAACAAGCCGGCCCCCGAAACCGCGTAA
- a CDS encoding MBL fold metallo-hydrolase, whose translation MSLPRIRLRAAALLLAVATGPALATTAHTPSAQVPGVYHQQIGTLQVTALFDGTVALGRQELTGIDAGAVTRLLDHRYVPEDGKGLQTAVNAYLVQRGNHLTLVDTGTAACFGPGLGQVLGNLRAAGYDPAEVDDVLLTHAHPDHLCGLLDAQDTMAYPNATVWLSAADAAYWLDPASEATAPQGVRFAFALARKAVAPYEAAGKLRRFSPGQTLPVGVAALDSHGHTPGHVSWKLDAGKGQAVLVWGDIVHFHAVQFAQPQAAYEADSDRTAAVASRRAMMAQAADGGWWVAGAHLPFPGLGHVRREGEAFAWVPGEFAPLPGR comes from the coding sequence ATGTCCCTTCCCCGCATCCGCTTACGTGCTGCTGCCCTGTTGCTGGCCGTCGCCACCGGCCCGGCGCTGGCCACCACCGCGCACACGCCCTCGGCGCAGGTGCCCGGCGTCTACCACCAGCAGATCGGCACGCTGCAGGTCACCGCACTGTTCGACGGCACCGTGGCACTGGGCCGACAGGAACTGACCGGGATCGATGCCGGCGCGGTGACCCGCCTGCTGGACCACCGTTACGTGCCCGAAGACGGCAAGGGCCTGCAGACCGCGGTCAACGCCTATCTGGTTCAGCGGGGCAATCACCTGACGCTGGTGGATACCGGCACGGCCGCCTGCTTCGGGCCCGGCCTGGGCCAGGTCCTGGGCAACCTGCGCGCGGCCGGTTACGACCCGGCCGAGGTGGACGACGTGCTGCTCACCCATGCCCACCCGGACCACCTGTGCGGGCTGCTGGATGCGCAGGACACGATGGCCTACCCCAATGCCACGGTGTGGTTGTCGGCCGCCGACGCGGCCTATTGGCTGGACCCGGCCAGCGAAGCCACCGCACCGCAGGGCGTGCGCTTTGCCTTTGCGCTGGCGCGCAAGGCGGTGGCCCCCTATGAGGCGGCGGGCAAACTGCGCCGTTTCAGCCCCGGGCAAACCTTGCCGGTTGGGGTGGCGGCGCTGGACAGCCACGGGCATACGCCGGGCCATGTGTCCTGGAAGCTGGACGCCGGCAAGGGCCAGGCGGTGCTGGTGTGGGGCGACATCGTGCATTTCCACGCGGTGCAGTTCGCCCAGCCCCAGGCGGCCTACGAGGCCGACAGCGACCGCACGGCCGCCGTCGCCAGCCGTCGCGCGATGATGGCGCAGGCGGCGGACGGGGGCTGGTGGGTGGCCGGTGCGCACCTGCCGTTCCCGGGGTTGGGCCACGTGCGGCGCGAGGGTGAGGCGTTTGCGTGGGTGCCGGGCGAGTTCGCGCCGTTGCCGGGGCGCTGA
- a CDS encoding helix-turn-helix transcriptional regulator encodes MNALLHPASLLDDMASLATCARADGYACVTARREHGASSVDIPQPQFAILLQGRKQVACGTQSLTFVPGDLFLITRRCRIDVVNIPDPHSGVYLSAIVPLCSEALAAARVLWNEPLPEAGDALARLSLDDHGDTLRQWRHALEHARYTEARLALAALVLAFCRRGHGSLLVPPEPSLGERIRDLIAAQPERDWQSRDFEAQLGLSGATLRRRLANEQASVRELIADARLAHAMNLLYTTRLPLKTVAARVGYRSLGSFNKRFAARYGLEPAAIGNS; translated from the coding sequence ATGAACGCCCTCCTGCACCCCGCCTCGCTGCTGGACGACATGGCCAGCCTGGCCACCTGCGCGCGCGCCGACGGCTATGCCTGCGTCACCGCGCGTCGCGAGCACGGCGCCTCCTCGGTGGACATCCCGCAGCCGCAGTTCGCGATCCTGCTGCAGGGGCGCAAGCAAGTGGCCTGCGGCACGCAGTCGCTCACGTTCGTGCCCGGCGACCTGTTCCTGATCACCCGCCGCTGCCGCATCGACGTGGTCAACATTCCCGATCCGCACAGCGGCGTGTACCTCAGTGCGATCGTGCCCCTGTGCAGCGAAGCGCTGGCCGCCGCGCGCGTGCTCTGGAACGAACCCCTGCCCGAGGCCGGTGACGCGCTGGCGCGGTTGTCGCTGGACGACCACGGCGACACGCTGCGGCAATGGCGCCATGCGCTGGAACACGCGCGCTACACCGAGGCCCGGCTCGCGCTGGCGGCGCTGGTGCTGGCATTCTGCCGGCGCGGCCACGGCAGCCTGCTGGTGCCGCCCGAGCCCAGCCTGGGCGAACGCATCCGCGACCTGATCGCCGCCCAGCCCGAACGCGACTGGCAATCGCGCGACTTCGAAGCGCAGCTGGGCCTGAGCGGTGCGACGCTGCGGCGGCGGTTGGCCAACGAGCAGGCCAGCGTGCGCGAGCTGATCGCCGATGCACGCCTGGCGCACGCGATGAACCTGCTGTACACCACCCGGCTGCCACTGAAGACCGTGGCCGCGCGCGTGGGCTACCGCTCGCTGGGCAGCTTCAACAAGCGCTTCGCCGCGCGCTACGGACTGGAACCGGCAGCAATCGGCAACAGCTGA